Sequence from the Undibacterium piscinae genome:
ACATTATTATGGTCGATAGCAAGCCGATGATCGTGCTGCGTTCTGATGTCAATGGTTCAAGCCGCACTGGCTTCACCTACAAATGGAAGATGAAAAACCTGTTGACTAATAGTCCTCAGGAAAACGTGTTCCGTGGTGATGACAAGTTTGATGTTGTCGTACTCGACAAAAAACCAGTTACTTATTCTTATTTCGCTGATCCTTTGTTTGTATTCATGGATGCAGACTATGAACAGTTTGAAATTGAAGAAGAGAACTTGGGCGATGCATTGCATTACCTGAAAGACGGTATGGAATGCGAAGCAATTTTCTACGACGGCAAAGCGATTTCCGTTGAATTGCCAACTACCATCGTGCGTCAGGTAATTTACTCTGAGCCAGCGGTTAAAGGCAATACTTCAGGTAACGTCCTGAAAGAAGCGAAAATTGAAAACGCAGTTGAAGCGCACTGCCACAATGTTCAAGTACCATTGTTCGTAAGTCAGGACGATATGATTGAAATTGATACTCGCACTAACGAGTACAAGCGCATCATCCGTAACTAATTCACCTCAGTTGTCGTGAGGCGTAAAAAACGCCGGTAACCGAAAAGGTTACCGGCGTTTTTTTATTTAAATTTTGCGCTGATCTGGTAGGTGGACTGCGATTGCAGCAGCAAAAAAAATATATTTGCGAATCAGGTTGATGCCTGAATGTTGCCTGAATATCGCTTAAATATTACTTGGGTATTGTTTGAGTATTCATATACTCCCAAATATCACTTCACTAAACAGGGCTATAGCGCACGTTATTTATAGGCTTTTAAAAATATACTACGGGGAGTATATTTCTATTGTTTTTTACGATTCCTTGGTGCCGGAATCGAGTTGATGCCAAATATCCGAGTAGATGTGTGATGAATGTGAGGTGTTGCATAGGTCTGGCTTGAACATTCGAGATATCTCTTCTATGCTGATTGAAGGCACTAGTCGTATCACATAGCAAAAGGTGGGCAACATGGCAATTTCCGGCATCCAGGCAGCAGC
This genomic interval carries:
- a CDS encoding elongation factor P; this translates as MKPAKEIRVGNIIMVDSKPMIVLRSDVNGSSRTGFTYKWKMKNLLTNSPQENVFRGDDKFDVVVLDKKPVTYSYFADPLFVFMDADYEQFEIEEENLGDALHYLKDGMECEAIFYDGKAISVELPTTIVRQVIYSEPAVKGNTSGNVLKEAKIENAVEAHCHNVQVPLFVSQDDMIEIDTRTNEYKRIIRN